The following proteins are co-located in the Agelaius phoeniceus isolate bAgePho1 chromosome 36, bAgePho1.hap1, whole genome shotgun sequence genome:
- the KIF1C gene encoding kinesin-like protein KIF1C isoform X2, with protein sequence MAGASVKVAVRVRPFSARESSRQAKCVIQMRGNTTCITNPKLPKDGTKHFTFDYSYWSHTSEEDPNFASQRRVYQDIGEEMLAHAFEGYNVCILAYGQTGAGKSYTMMGRQEPGQRGIIPQLCEDLFARMAREGSPELSFSVEVSYLEIYCERVRDLLNPKSRGGLRVREHPLLGPYVQDLSRLAVASFADIADLMDSGNKARTVAATNMNETSSRSHAVFSIVFSQRRQDPLSELATEKVSRISLVDLAGSERADASGAKGIRLKEGANINKSLTTLGKVISALAEATSKKKKPEFIPYRDSVLTWLLKENLGGNSRTAMIAALSPADCSYEETLSTLRYADRTKQIRCHAVINEDPNARLIRELRREVTRLRELLSAQGLTDPSLTSSPAPSMTPPTLNGDPGLEPPLGPTEAMERLQETEKIIAELNETWEEKLRRTEALRLEREALLAEMGVALREDGGTVGVFSPKKTPHLVNLNEDPLMSECLLYHIKDGITRVGRVDVDIKLSGPSIQDQHCLFRSCPDPSGEAVVTLEPCEGAETYVNGKQVTEPVVLNSGNRLILGQNHVFRFTHPEQARRQRERGASPGPPPDWNLAQRELLEQQGIDMRLHRLQELQNQPQGDKEGSERPQPPEAPPCPEPPPCPGPGWRPLPVPSVVPSVVPSARSGPRRAGRREPLRVYQIPQRRRGTAPSPSSSSSSSSSSSSPAPRVSTEPSPEPAPRLREEEEEKGEGGEQVSEVEGLRLHLDRLAGILSEVRRQNSAKDEQIRALRDRVGQMERIIPIPLDDADDADPPPQDPPRDPSPCRPQPRADPPSPPGAAAARLCRLMEQDPAFRRGRLRWLRQEQARLMAGGGPQPLLQPPRRPPRFQQDSKLRFPFKSNPQHRLAWGGGAGDAPQADNSPLPSLQPPPHSGRPRRGSLDGGSPPPPRVRRQRSAPDLKARGPVP encoded by the exons ATGGCGGGCGCCTCGGTGAAGGTGGCGGTGCGGGTCCGGCCCTTCAGCGCCAGGGAGAGCAGCCGCCAGGCCAAGTGTGTCATCCAGATGCGGGGGAACACCACCT gCATCACCAACCCCAAGCTCCCCAAGGACGGCACCAAACACTTCACCTTCGACTACTCCTACTGGTCCCACACCTCG GAGGAGGACCCCAACTTCGCCTCGCAGCGCCGCGTGTACCAGGACATCGGCGAGGAGATGCTGGCCCACGCCTTCGAGGGCTACAACGTCTGCATCCTCGCCTACGGCCAGACGGGAGCCGGCAAATCCTACACCATGATGGGGCGGCAGGAGCCGGGGCAGCGCGGGATCATCCCGCAG ctctgcGAGGATCTGTTCGCCCGCATGGCTCGGGAGGGGTCGCCGGAGCTGTCGTTCTCTGTGgag GTGAGCTACCTGGAGATCTACTGCGAGCGCGTGCGGGACCTGCTGAACCCCAAGAGCCGCGGGGGGCTGCGCGTGCGGGAGCACCCCCTGCTCGGGCCCTACGTGCAGGACCTGTCCCGCCTGGCCGTGGCCTCGTTCGCCGACATCGCCGACCTCATGGACAGCGGCAACAAGGCCAG GACGGTGGCAGCCACCAACATGAACGAGACCAGCAGCCGCTCGCACGCAGTGTTCAGCATCGTGTTCAGCCAGCGCCGCCAGGACCCGCTCAGCGAGCTGGCCACCGAGAAG GTCAGCCGCATCTCCCTGGTGGATCTGGCGGGCAGCGAACGCGCCGACGCATCGGGGGCCAAGGGCATCCGCCTCAAG GAAGGCGCCAACATCAACAAATCCCTGACCACGCTGGGCAAGGTGATCTCTGCCCTGGCCGAGGCG ACCAGCAAGAAGAAGAAGCCAGAGTTCATCCCGTACCGGGACTCGGTGCTGACGTGGCTGCTGAAGGAGAACCTGG GAGGGAACTCGCGCACCGCCATGATCGCGGCGCTGAGCCCGGCCGACTGCAGCTACGAGGAGACGCTGAGCACGCTGCG GTACGCGGACCGCACGAAGCAGATCCGGTGCCACGCGGTGATCAACGAGGACCCGAACGCGCGGCTGATCCGCGAGCTGCGCCGGGAGGTGACGCggctcagggagctgctgagTGCCCAGg GCCTCACCGACCCCTCCCTCACCTCCAGCCCCGCCCCCAGCATGACGCCCCCCACCCTCAATGGGGACCCGGGGCTGGAGCCCCCCCTGGGCCCCACCGAGGCCATGGAGCGGCTGCAG gaaacagagaaaatcaTCGCCGAGCTGAACGAGacctgggaggagaagctgaggcgGACGGAGGCACTGAGGCTGGAGCG GGAAGCGCTGCTGGCCGAGATGGGGGTGGCTCTGCGTGAGGATGGCGGCACCGTCGGGgtgttttcccccaaaaag ACCCCGCACCTGGTGAACCTCAACGAGGACCCCCTGATGTCCGAGTGCCTCCTGTACCACATCAAGGACGGCATCACCAG ggtgggcagggtggACGTGGACATCAAGCTCTCAGGACCGTCCATCCAGGATCAGCACTGCCTCTTCCGCAGCTGCCCCGACCCCTCGGGGGAAG CTGTGGTGACGCTGGAGCCGTGTGAGGGGGCTGAGACCTACGTCAACGGGAAGCAGGTGACGGAGCCGGTGGTGCTCAATTCGG GGAACAGGCTGATTCTGGGGCAGAACCACGTGTTCCGCTTCACGCACCCGGAGCAGGCGCGGCGGCAGCGGGAGCGGGGGGCGTcccccgggccccccccggACTGGAACCTGGcccagagggagctgctggagcagcagggcatCGACATGCGCCtgcacag gctgcaggagctgcagaaccAACCCCAGGGGGACAAGGAGGGGTCAGAGCGGCCGCAG CCCCCTGAGGCCCCCCCGTGCCCCGAGCCCCCCCCgtgccccgggccgggctggcggCCGCTCCCGGTGCCCTCGGTGGTGCCCTCGGTGGTGCCCTCGGCGCGCtcggggccgcgccgggccgggcgcCGGGAGCCGCTGCGCGTCTACCAGATCCCGCAGCGCCGCCGAGGGACAGCGCcttcaccatcatcatcatcatcatcatcatcatcatcgtcatcgCCAGCCCCGAGGGTCAGCACCGAGCCCAGCCCGGAGCCGGCACCGCGGctgcgggaggaggaggaggagaagggtgAAGGTGGTGAGCAG GTGAGCGAGGTGGAGGGGCTGCGGCTGCACCTGGACAGGCTGGCCGGGATCCTGAGCGAGGTGCGGCGCCAGAACAGCGCCAAGGACGAGCAGATCCGGGCCCTGCGCGACCGCGTGGGGCAGATGGAGCGCATCATCCCCATCCCCCTG GACGACGCCGACGATGCCGATCCGCCCCCCCAGGACCCgccccgggacccctccccgtgccgcccccagccccgcgcGGACCCCCCCTCGCccccgggggcggcggcggcgcggctgTGCCGGCTGATGGAGCAGGACCCGGCGTTCCGGCGGGGGCGGCTGCGCTGGCTGCGCCAGGAGCAGGCACGGCTGATGGCGGGCGGGGGTCcgcagcccctcctgcagcccccccggCGCCCCCCGCGCTTCCAGCAGGACTCCAAGCTGCGCTTCCCCTTCAAGAGTAACCCCCAGCACCGCCTGGCGTGGGGAGGGGGCGCGGGGGACGCCCCCCAAGCTGACAacagccccctcccctcatTGCAGCCCCCTCCGCActcggggcggccccgccggggGTCTCTGGATGGGGGGTCCCCACCTCCGCCCCGAGTCCGCCGCCAGCGCTCGGCTCCCGACCTGAAGGCGCGGGGTCCGGTCCCGTAG